Proteins from one Cryptomeria japonica chromosome 4, Sugi_1.0, whole genome shotgun sequence genomic window:
- the LOC131079079 gene encoding low affinity inorganic phosphate transporter 3-like, translating to MALKVLSALDGAATQLYHFSAILIAGMGFFTDAYDLFCIPPVSNLLGKIYYKDGLLPIHVKALVNGTALCGALAGQLFFGWLGDRMGRKKVYGITLKLMVVTSIASGFSLGRSRESVLTCLCFFRFWLGFGVGGDYPLSATIMSEYANTKTRGAFMAAVFAMQGLGIIAGSIVAIIVSACFGIRHSIPSDMQQDMVWRIILMFGAVPAGLTYYWRMKMPETARYTALVARNARQAAADMSKVLHVHIEEDENSVLRIETLDEQFGLFSRDFVKHHGLQLLGTTSTWFFVDVAFYSSNLLQIDLYRNTGLLQKSSEYKNPVDEVIESAKAQALVALWGTLPGYVFTIFLIDRIGRRLIQLVGFFFMSAFLFALAIPYKHWVKESKGGFIAIHSLILFFTNFGPNTTTFIVPAELFPARLRSTCHGISAAAGKAGALTGLVGFLIALENKDKQHGPSGVGEKDHLSGEGQRNALIILAVASSLGFVCSFIIPETMGRSLEENEVQVSRSAAEVELQDET from the coding sequence ATGGCGCTGAAAGTACTGTCTGCACTCGACGGAGCGGCAACGCAGCTCTATCATTTCAGCGCAATACTTATAGCAGGCATGGGCTTCTTCACGGACGCTTACGACTTGTTTTGCATCCCACCCGTTTCCAATTTGCTTGGAAAAATCTATTACAAGGATGGTCTCTTGCCCATTCATGTAAAAGCTCTAGTTAACGGAACAGCTTTATGTGGGGCACTGGCAGGCCAACTGTTCTTCGGATGGCTTGGGGACAGAATGGGGCGAAAGAAGGTCTATGGAATTACTCTCAAGTTGATGGTCGTCACTTCGATTGCTTCGGGCTTTTCCCTCGGCCGCTCTCGCGAGTCTGTATTAACATGCTTATGTTTTTTCAGGTTCTGGCTGGGGTTTGGCGTTGGCGGGGACTACCCACTGTCTGCAACAATCATGTCCGAATATGCAAATACCAAGACCAGAGGAGCTTTTATGGCTGCTGTATTTGCTATGCAGGGTCTTGGAATTATTGCCGGAAGTATAGTTGCTATAATAGTCAGCGCTTGTTTTGGAATAAGGCACTCAATTCCATCCGATATGCAGCAGGACATGGTGTGGAGGATAATCCTGATGTTTGGAGCAGTTCCTGCAGGCTTAACATATTATTGGAGAATGAAAATGCCGGAGACAGCTCGTTACACGGCGCTCGTGGCTAGAAACGCCAGGCAAGCAGCAGCGGATATGTCTAAAGTTCTTCATGTGCatattgaagaagatgaaaacagTGTGCTACGGATCGAAACCCTGGATGAACAATTTGGATTGTTTTCCAGGGATTTCGTAAAGCATCATGGCCTACAACTGCTGGGCACTACATCCACTTGGTTTTTCGTCGACGTTGCATTTTACAGCAGTAATTTGTTGCAGATCGACTTATACCGCAATACAGGGTTGTTGCAGAAATCGTCTGAATATAAAAATCCAGTGGATGAAGTTATTGAGAGTGCGAAAGCGCAGGCGTTGGTTGCCTTGTGGGGAACTCTGCCCGGGTATGTGTTCACCATTTTTCTGATAGATCGTATTGGCCGGCGTTTAATTCAGCTTGTTGGATTCTTTTTTATGTCAGCGTTTTTGTTTGCCCTTGCCATCCCTTACAAACATTGGGTAAAAGAATCAAAAGGAGGATTTATTGCGATTCATTCTCTGATACTTTTCTTTACCAACTTTGGTCCCAATACAACGACTTTTATTGTGCCGGCGGAGTTATTTCCTGCACGACTGCGATCGACCTGCCATGGCATTTCTGCTGCTGCTGGAAAAGCAGGAGCCCTAACTGGATTAGTCGGCTTCTTGATTGCATTGGAAAACAAGGATAAGCAGCATGGTCCGTCTGGTGTCGGAGAAAAAGACCATCTGAGCGGCGAAGGACAGCGAAACGCCCTGATTATTCTTGCAGTGGCAAGCTCCCTGGGCTTTGTCTGCAGCTTTATAATACCAGAAACAATGGGAAGGTCTTTAGAGGAAAACGAAGTACAGGTATCTCGATCTGCGGCTGAAGTAGAACTCCAGGATGAAACTTAA